One Lactobacillus sp. ESL0785 DNA window includes the following coding sequences:
- the nadC gene encoding carboxylating nicotinate-nucleotide diphosphorylase has translation MNNLLLREKLITFLKEDLEKGDYSTQFLTNKKISGHFVAKQDGVICGQQVPQVAYNLLGQAQYEPLVADGTVIKKGMQIGKVTGDAAVILSAERVVLNLIQRMSGIATMTHMAIQTLNDATIRITDTRKTAPGLRMFDKYAVKIGGGVNHRFGLTGGAMLKDNHLALMGGVKKALTTLQSVQGPLTPIEVEVESLAELQEAIAVKPTTIMFDNQLPATIKEWSELVPDEIVTEASGGITMANLASYRGCGVDYLSMGCLTNDVTPVDISFLVQGVYKSGVIN, from the coding sequence ATGAATAACTTATTATTACGCGAAAAATTAATCACTTTTTTGAAAGAAGATCTTGAAAAGGGTGATTACAGTACCCAATTTTTAACTAATAAAAAAATTAGCGGTCATTTTGTTGCCAAGCAAGATGGGGTTATCTGTGGTCAGCAGGTACCACAGGTTGCTTACAATTTGTTAGGTCAAGCTCAGTATGAACCGTTAGTTGCGGATGGTACGGTTATTAAAAAGGGTATGCAAATTGGTAAGGTAACTGGCGATGCTGCTGTGATTTTAAGTGCTGAACGAGTTGTATTGAATTTAATTCAACGCATGAGTGGCATCGCGACAATGACTCATATGGCAATTCAAACTCTGAATGATGCAACAATTAGAATTACTGATACCCGTAAAACCGCGCCGGGTCTACGGATGTTTGATAAGTATGCTGTTAAAATTGGTGGCGGGGTTAATCATCGTTTTGGTTTAACCGGCGGCGCGATGTTGAAGGATAATCATTTAGCCTTAATGGGTGGAGTTAAAAAGGCACTTACGACATTACAATCAGTTCAAGGTCCGTTAACACCAATTGAGGTTGAGGTAGAATCGCTGGCAGAATTACAAGAAGCAATTGCTGTTAAACCAACAACAATCATGTTTGACAACCAATTGCCAGCAACGATTAAGGAGTGGTCTGAATTAGTGCCAGATGAAATTGTAACTGAAGCTTCTGGTGGCATTACAATGGCTAATTTAGCTAGTTATCGTGGCTGCGGTGTTGATTATCTTTCAATGGGCTGCTTGACTAACGATGTGACACCAGTTGACATTAGTTTTTTGGTTCAAGGCGTATATAAATCTGGCGTAATTAATTAA
- a CDS encoding cupin domain-containing protein, whose protein sequence is MNTKEDYINKLGLEPHAEGGWFKDISHSPDKYFAPESDGERYRYTSIIFLLDSSSPSHLHKLNHDEIWFYHDGQPVIIHCISESGKYWTVKLGKDIKNGEVLQYSVPQNTIFGAEIAGSGFGVVSCVVAPGFDYHDFILFTRSELLEQYPQLSAVITKMTVAEK, encoded by the coding sequence ATGAATACTAAAGAAGACTATATTAATAAGTTGGGTTTGGAACCACATGCTGAAGGCGGCTGGTTTAAAGATATTTCACATAGTCCTGATAAATATTTTGCTCCAGAAAGTGATGGCGAACGGTATCGTTACACGTCAATTATTTTTTTGCTTGATTCAAGCAGTCCCTCGCATTTACACAAGTTAAATCATGACGAAATCTGGTTTTATCATGATGGGCAGCCAGTTATTATCCATTGTATTAGTGAATCTGGTAAATACTGGACGGTTAAGTTGGGCAAGGATATCAAGAATGGTGAGGTTTTACAATACAGTGTGCCGCAAAATACCATCTTTGGTGCTGAAATAGCAGGTAGTGGTTTTGGCGTTGTTAGTTGTGTCGTTGCTCCGGGTTTTGATTACCATGACTTTATTTTATTTACACGCAGTGAGTTACTAGAACAATATCCACAATTGTCTGCTGTGATTACCAAAATGACAGTAGCTGAAAAATAA
- a CDS encoding acyltransferase family protein codes for MLQSVLAFMVKLHLTKTSQINIGLIYNLVKFTAPAFIFGILYTTARTNLHSSWSNYPEYLKKQWHALFIPSILWTSVYLFLMPQLQQHGYFTNLISWLVQFISGNAAPHLWYNTMMLQFIILMPFFWQLLTWVKQTKQKCWLVILSTTIVYFLWIFVYNRQVFHGPHANSWYYFDRLFPSFLIYAVLGCLAWQFHQQLAHLLRQSWPLLLVAWLISYSWLNRELFSFGLPVKLSNSSYYQLSTTCYCLTIIGLICSLAFYQIRKHQIHMLKVFHFLAIYAYRAFLSHVFWLELLWITLVPALSKLRSPLLLASSLYLLTWILSFISAIFCHKLWFKLKALLIN; via the coding sequence ATGTTACAATCTGTTTTAGCGTTTATGGTAAAACTTCACCTAACTAAAACTTCACAAATTAATATTGGTTTAATCTATAATTTAGTGAAATTTACAGCGCCAGCTTTTATTTTTGGTATTTTATACACAACCGCACGAACTAATTTACATTCTTCGTGGTCAAATTATCCCGAATATTTAAAAAAACAGTGGCATGCACTGTTTATCCCCAGTATCTTGTGGACAAGTGTGTATTTATTCCTTATGCCTCAACTTCAACAACATGGCTATTTTACTAATTTAATTAGCTGGCTGGTGCAATTTATTAGCGGCAATGCTGCGCCACACCTGTGGTATAACACAATGATGCTGCAATTTATCATCCTTATGCCCTTCTTTTGGCAGCTTCTAACTTGGGTCAAGCAAACCAAACAAAAATGTTGGCTGGTCATATTAAGCACAACCATTGTGTATTTCTTGTGGATATTTGTGTATAACCGTCAAGTTTTCCACGGTCCACATGCAAATTCTTGGTACTACTTTGATCGCCTTTTCCCAAGTTTTCTAATTTATGCTGTTTTAGGTTGCCTAGCTTGGCAATTTCACCAACAATTAGCTCATTTGCTTAGACAGAGCTGGCCGTTATTACTTGTTGCTTGGCTGATCAGCTATAGTTGGCTTAATCGCGAATTATTCAGCTTTGGTTTACCAGTCAAGCTCAGCAATTCTTCCTATTATCAGCTGTCCACAACCTGCTACTGCTTAACAATCATTGGTTTAATTTGTAGTCTTGCCTTCTATCAAATTAGAAAACATCAAATACACATGCTCAAAGTTTTCCACTTTTTAGCAATTTATGCTTACCGTGCATTCTTAAGTCACGTTTTTTGGTTAGAACTTTTGTGGATAACATTAGTGCCAGCATTAAGTAAATTACGTTCGCCCTTATTATTAGCCAGCAGTCTTTACCTGTTGACTTGGATCTTATCTTTTATATCAGCGATTTTTTGTCACAAACTTTGGTTCAAATTAAAAGCGCTCCTAATTAACTAG